One Candidatus Auribacterota bacterium genomic region harbors:
- a CDS encoding efflux RND transporter periplasmic adaptor subunit, which yields MRVRKFIPVILISALCIAIVGALSGCGRSQSAEKDAYYCPMHPTYTSDKPGDCPICNMKLVRREKAVHGPQSIVHGLQPTVRGPTGPMPVPAQEKTLAEVCIEHHCTMKNCPMMLRANIKPGERLLCPVCGEVISTASGKVVEISGKPPAAASAATAISGKRKILYYRNPMNPEATSPVPVKDSMGMDYVPVYEEVEEGEEGPGVYISPEKQQLIGVKIERVKKMKLEKVVRATGKIAYDPELFVTQEEFIQALQNEDTLKASGLKDAMGRAQSLTEAARRKLKLFGMSDDQIAQLEKTRKADRSLYLPLTGESVWAYLAIYEYEIGLVKVGDIVELSTSAYPGEKFQGKVASISPVLDPMTRTNQVRVEVANREDKLKPEMFVNAVIHVALGEKLAVPESAVIDTGVRKIVYLARPGGYLESREVRLGQKAEGYHEVLEGLSAGDSVVTSGNFLIDSESRLKSSLGDEHSHGQ from the coding sequence ATGAGAGTGAGAAAGTTCATTCCGGTAATTCTGATTTCAGCATTGTGCATCGCCATAGTTGGCGCGCTCTCGGGTTGTGGACGGTCACAGTCCGCCGAAAAGGACGCGTACTATTGCCCGATGCACCCCACCTATACCTCCGACAAACCCGGAGACTGCCCGATATGCAACATGAAACTCGTGAGACGGGAAAAGGCAGTCCATGGTCCGCAGTCCATAGTCCATGGCCTACAGCCAACGGTCCGCGGTCCGACAGGGCCCATGCCGGTGCCCGCGCAGGAAAAGACACTTGCTGAAGTGTGCATCGAGCACCACTGTACTATGAAGAATTGCCCGATGATGCTGCGAGCAAACATAAAACCCGGAGAGAGGCTCCTCTGCCCCGTGTGCGGGGAGGTGATATCCACGGCGAGCGGAAAAGTCGTGGAGATATCGGGAAAGCCTCCCGCGGCAGCTTCTGCTGCGACAGCAATCTCCGGGAAGCGGAAAATCCTCTATTACAGGAATCCCATGAATCCGGAGGCCACTTCTCCGGTGCCCGTGAAAGACTCCATGGGTATGGACTATGTGCCAGTCTACGAAGAGGTCGAGGAGGGAGAGGAAGGGCCCGGAGTGTACATAAGCCCTGAAAAACAGCAGCTCATCGGAGTGAAGATAGAACGCGTGAAGAAGATGAAACTGGAGAAGGTCGTTCGCGCCACGGGTAAGATTGCCTACGACCCGGAGCTTTTCGTTACGCAGGAGGAATTCATTCAGGCGCTTCAGAACGAGGACACCCTCAAAGCCTCTGGCCTGAAGGATGCTATGGGCAGGGCACAATCGCTGACGGAAGCAGCTCGCCGCAAGCTGAAGCTTTTTGGGATGAGCGATGACCAGATCGCCCAGCTCGAAAAGACGAGGAAGGCGGACAGGAGCCTTTACCTCCCCCTCACGGGAGAGAGCGTGTGGGCATACCTCGCGATTTACGAGTATGAGATAGGGCTCGTGAAGGTCGGGGATATCGTAGAGCTTTCAACCTCCGCCTATCCGGGAGAAAAGTTCCAGGGGAAGGTGGCGTCCATCAGCCCTGTCCTGGACCCGATGACAAGGACAAACCAGGTGCGGGTCGAGGTCGCGAACCGCGAGGATAAACTGAAGCCTGAGATGTTTGTGAACGCGGTGATACACGTGGCACTCGGAGAAAAGCTCGCCGTCCCCGAGTCGGCCGTCATCGATACGGGAGTGAGGAAGATCGTGTACCTTGCGCGTCCGGGAGGATACCTCGAATCACGGGAGGTGCGCCTCGGGCAGAAGGCAGAGGGATACCATGAGGTTCTGGAGGGACTCTCCGCAGGAGACTCCGTGGTTACCTCAGGGAATTTCCTCATAGATTCTGAGTCGCGCCTTAAATCCAGTCTCGGCGATGAACATAGCCATGGGCAATAA
- a CDS encoding TolC family protein: MGNALVRCILAIAVTAAQPAAAPSLHDLIREALASNPEILAAKTASEAASARILQAAALKDPLLELEYDRINADRDLTGHPMTMYAISQEVPFPTKLYYRAKIASRLARMAYENYQSKERSIIAQVKSAYADLFLVYRSIDITRENKSILDQFSSIATTRYSAGTGTQADALKAQVALAKIENELIMLEQKRLTAQARLNVLLNRDPSGKIGVPVSTIAIARTPTLDELYALAKDNNPELKAYHYGIERGEAALKLSVNEFMPDLMVQFKQMVTHGNLQGGMWAGTLGITLPLWFFQKQLFGVKEMKSELDMVRAEYQMKQNMVLFDVRDSYARAEANKKVADLYGSSFIPQAEETMKAALRGYESEKADFLSLLDSQRMLIEFKLDRYKALIEFTVALADLEKAVGVDLHIAE; this comes from the coding sequence ATGGGCAATGCTTTGGTGCGATGCATTCTCGCCATAGCGGTTACCGCCGCGCAGCCCGCAGCGGCACCATCGCTTCATGACTTGATTCGGGAGGCGCTCGCGTCCAACCCCGAAATCCTTGCCGCGAAGACAGCTTCCGAGGCCGCGTCCGCGCGAATCCTCCAGGCCGCAGCCCTCAAGGATCCGCTCCTTGAACTGGAGTATGACCGGATAAATGCCGACAGGGACCTCACGGGGCACCCGATGACCATGTATGCGATCTCTCAGGAAGTGCCGTTTCCCACCAAACTCTACTATCGCGCCAAAATCGCATCGCGGCTCGCCAGGATGGCCTACGAGAACTACCAGTCGAAGGAGCGGAGTATCATCGCCCAGGTGAAAAGCGCCTACGCTGACCTCTTCCTCGTCTACAGGTCTATCGATATCACGAGAGAGAACAAGAGTATCCTCGATCAATTTTCGTCTATCGCCACAACGCGCTACTCCGCGGGCACAGGGACCCAGGCGGACGCGCTCAAGGCCCAGGTTGCACTCGCGAAGATCGAAAACGAGCTGATCATGCTCGAGCAGAAACGCCTGACCGCCCAAGCCAGGCTCAACGTGCTCCTGAACAGGGATCCCTCCGGAAAAATCGGTGTTCCCGTTTCCACCATCGCGATTGCTCGCACCCCCACCCTTGACGAACTGTACGCGCTGGCGAAGGACAACAATCCGGAGCTCAAGGCATACCATTACGGGATCGAACGGGGTGAGGCCGCACTCAAGCTTTCCGTCAACGAGTTCATGCCTGATCTCATGGTGCAATTTAAGCAAATGGTGACGCATGGCAATCTCCAGGGAGGCATGTGGGCCGGGACGCTGGGGATAACCCTCCCACTCTGGTTTTTCCAAAAACAGCTCTTCGGAGTGAAAGAGATGAAGTCGGAGCTCGATATGGTGAGAGCTGAATACCAGATGAAGCAAAACATGGTATTGTTCGATGTGAGGGATTCCTATGCGAGGGCGGAGGCAAATAAGAAAGTGGCAGACCTTTATGGGTCCTCTTTCATCCCCCAGGCGGAAGAAACCATGAAAGCCGCCCTCAGGGGCTACGAATCGGAGAAAGCCGATTTTCTCTCCCTCCTCGACAGTCAGAGAATGCTCATAGAATTCAAATTAGACCGTTACAAGGCTCTCATAGAATTCACAGTAGCCCTGGCCGATCTTGAAAAGGCCGTAGGCGTCGATCTCCACATTGCAGAATGA